One Drosophila teissieri strain GT53w chromosome X, Prin_Dtei_1.1, whole genome shotgun sequence genomic window, AAAGCAGTAGCTGGGCTACCTCCATAACGTGCGTAACCTCCATCTTGGAAGCGATTTTGCTTTTCagatcctgctgctcctcgtgcGGCTCCACTGCCTTTTGCAGGCTCTCCACCTTGGCCTGTACTTTTTTCTCGACAATCTCAGTTTTCTCCTTGAACTTCTGCACCAGTCCATGTTTGTCTTTGTCCTTCAGGATCTTCTCCACATCCACGGCCTTGTTCTTCACCTTGTTGAAGAAGTCACCGATCTTCTTGCTGGCATCCAAATGCATCGACTTGCCATCTTTGGGATTCTGCAGGTGGACACCGAGTGATTCCAAAGTAGCTGGTGTCATCTGTGCGTATTCCTCGCTGTGCAATTCGAAGATCAGTCCCTCGATGTCAAAGAAAAGGATGTGGCTCTCCGCATCCTTGGGATTTGTGCGAAGACCCTGGATCACTAGAGGATTACTGCGGTGCTTCATGAGGAAATCGAAGTTTCCTTGATTATGGCCCTGAAGTTGCTGGAGTTGTGTAATCCCACGCTGGGTAGCATGCCGGATTGCGTTCATGTTGCGCGACTTCAGGCCACGGAAGAAGTGCACTGCAGGATTGGCCATGCCCATCTCGCTGGCAGATGCACCATTCgaaccgccgccgccacctccCGAGCCGCCATCCTCCGCCTGTTCATCGCAAGCTGAAAGCACTTCCTCTGCCAGCATCCCGTGCAGCACTCGATCGAGATGACCCGTTTCCATTTGCCACACGTACACGCTGCCATCGGAGCAGCCTACGATTAGAAAGTCGTCCAGGGGACGCCACTTAATGGTGACCACCGGAAACAGATGTCTGCTCGCCAGGGTCACACATTTGCGCTCCTGAAGGGACACTAGCGTAACGGAATGGTCCGAGGCCACCGAGCATATGCACTTCAGGATTCTTGGACTGCAGCTCTCTGGCGGCACCAACAGTTGTGTGATCTCTCCCGCATGCACGCAAAACCGATGCAGCAAGCTGCCGCTGTACAGATCCCACAGACACACGGCGAAATCGATGCCACCGGAGAGTAGATGCGACTTCTCGTACCGCGAGTGAATCATCGAGGGGCACAGCAGGCAGTTGACCCTTCCTCGATGACCGTAGAGGATCTGATGCGAGGGCCAATCGCTGAAGTTCTGCTTGATGCCCACCAGCAGCTGCATCATCACTGTCTGGGTGGCTGGCACTATGACAATGCTGCCATCCTCGCGTCCGATCACCAGGCGACTCTGCTGTGGCAGATAGATACTCGAGGTTAGCTTCACCGGCGACTCTGTGATGCGGGACAGCTGGTCCAGAATGCCCACGGGTGGTGGATCCATTATGGACCACGCCTCGACCAGCGAAGTGCACACGTGCGGCTTAAGGACTCGGGGCGGCATCTGTTTGGCCTGCAGTATGCTAATATTGTCTAACGGCACCTCCGGCACATTCCAAACAGAGATGTATCCCTCGGAGTCGCCGCGCAGAAGATTGTGCTGACCACCGGCGCCCTGAAGCAACTTCATGGCCGGGGGGCACGACAGCACCTTATCGCCAGCGTGTTGCAACACGTAGTAGAGATATGGTGCATCTCTGACGACACTCTTTGAGTGGAACTCCTTGTTGTCGGGAATGCAGTTTGCGGGCAGCTTATACAAGTAGCCCTTTCCCTCATCTGTCCAGAGCATTACCCGATCGGAGGTAATGAAGTCGCCGCCCTGCCAACGCTCCCTTGCCGGTGCTATTACGGAGCAGAGTACGGTGAAGTCGCCGGCATCATAGATCTGCCAGTATTTAGTACACACTAGGAGCACTGTGCGCTGGTTCTGGGCGCAGCAATTCATGGTGATGGCATTCAGGCAGCGTATCTCCTTGGATTCGTTCTCGTAGATGGGCTCCGCGTGTTTGTTTTCGTTACCCGTCAGAGTCCAGACCTTCACGGTTCCGGTGGTGGTGATGGCCAACACTACATCATCCTTGCGACGCATGGGCCGCAGTACGTGAATGGCGGATATCCAATCCGGTTTGACTTTCGAGCTGAGCACGTAGATCACCTCTAGACTAAACGGGTCCATGACCATGATTTCGGCATAGTAGCCAATGCAGAAGAGGCGCACATCCTCGCTGTTGGCGGTGTGGTAGCTCTGGATTTGGGTGTGCACCTGCGGCAGCTTGACCGCCTCCATGCACTTGCCGTCCGTAAGATCCCAGGTGCACATCTCTCCGTTCTCAGACGAGCTGACAAGGAAGTTGTTCTCGGGCAGAAGCGAGGCACGCACTAAGCACAATACGGGCGCCGAATGGCCCACCAATAGGCAGCGCGGCGACATCTTGAGGGTGGTGGGCTCCACTTGCCAAAGGCAGATCTGTCCATCGTAGCAGCCAGTGACCAGGGTGAACTGATCGTCCGAGAGGAACACGCTAGAGATGCAGTGCGTGGGCGCCGTGGGTCCCCACAGCACCACCGGCACCACCAGATTGGTACTCACCATGGTGGTGCGCTTTACCCAATCTTTGTGGTGgctctccttctcctccttcttcgtCTCCTCCTCCGTCGGCTTCCTTCTGCTCCCTGCTCGTGCCGCTGGTGATCGTGGTTCTGCTGCTACTGCGGGCTCTGTAAGAATTGTTATTGAGTAAACATTTGCTCACGTCCAGCTAGTGGATGTGGATTATGTGTGGCGGCCCCTGTGTGCGTAAGTACTCCAGTTTGGATCGGGTTTGAGTGCGTGGATACAGTGGTACAGTGAAAGCTGCTAATCAGTGACTCACCCAAGGTCTTTCTAAACTTTTCATTTCTCAccatcattttattttacttggTTTCCAAGCAGCTATTAGCAGCTATATCTACAACCCACACCTATCCAATATGAACTGAAAACAGAACGTATATGGCATTCTTATTGGAAAGGAAGAATCCCAAAGGGGTAATGTTACCTAATGTTTATTGAACAAGCTCCGTTTCTCATTTCCTGTTAAATGTTTAAACAGATTCTTGGCAAGAAGCGAAATCTAACTAAGCGAGGTTTACATTTACAACTTATGCAATGTGTAAACACTATAAGAAAgattaaatggaaaacaaattcTACCCTTGGCGAGACTTTTGATGTCTATAATTCTATGATTAGCTGCAAATTGTTGGCAActgaaaacattaaattggTTTGTAAAtacaaaagtatttataaagATCCATCTTAAGACTTCTCTTAGAGCAAACGATAAGATAAGAACTTCCTATTTTTATGGATAGATTATGTGGTAAGGCTAGCGTCTGGAATCTTGCGAGCAAGTTATCTGGCCTGATAGTGATTTATGCGTGTTATAAATGTGTCAATCTTCTAGAAATCTGACTTTATCGTGTTGATGAATTCTTCACTGGGCTTTCCCCTTCTAGTTCGTAAGTGAATATGTCGGTCGGTGTGACCTGCAAAGCACTCTTAAGATAAGGCCGCCTCACAAGTGACActcgttcccgttcccgttctcgttctcgttcccGCCCCCGGCACCTTATCTGCACGTGTGTCCACCTTGGGCAGCCTCCACTGTACTCCACTCCACCTCGAAATTGGAATGTCCAAAGATAAACAAGGGTTATACAATATGTGCGGTGGGCGACAGTGGCAAAACCAGAGAAGCGATCCACGgatatacacatgtatatcGGGTTTCGTGCGGCGCAGGGAATATGCGAAGGCGCCCGCTGTCGCCAATTGAAAGATCAATTAATTGGGCGACAATTTGGCATCGCAATTTGAGCGGATTTTGCCTCAGCtatcgcacgcacacacacacaccctcaCACTGGGCACGCACACAGGGAAGAGCCACAATAATTGCAGATAACTGGGCATTTAGCTAACATTTTTCAGCAGTTTTCCGTATTGGGCTGGCTGCCGCGCGTGATTCCTCCGCTAtagattccgattccgattccaagtCCAATTCCGAATTCGATTCCGAGTCCCGAGTCAGTCTGCTCTCGATATGGAGAACTTTATGATGGTCAGCTACTGGTGGTGACGGTGCTTATTGATCCTGGTCGACGGACATCGCGGTGGCGGAGCAGCGGACTTCAATGtcgatttcgattcgattctaATTTATGGACACGGGACGGGCGAAACGCACACCACCCCCCGagcacaccaacacacaaaCACCTTTCCGCTGTACAGATTGCTtacaacacacacacgttgcgttgctgttgctacttTGTTATTGCTTTTGCTGGCCACTTTTGCGTACTGCTCATATTTGTTGCACACACTTTCCGCTGGAACCTGCACTCCACGGGATCAAAACACTTCactgtattttcaatttacttgCTATttcctattattttttttttgtacacgACTGTGAAAAAAAgcaacgaaaatattttatcgACCGTGGGGTAAAAATTTTCGATAGGTTTGCGTGAGCGGACAGGGTTGCAACCGCAGCTACGGGCGCTATGATATCGATGCCATGCGAGGAGCGACAGCCCTggccaaaaaatttaatattttcccttaattgtttatatatttgcaaATAACTGGGTGGAAACACGATTTAAAGACGCCAAATGGCACACGCTAATGTCTACTGATCAAAGGGACGGTTTCGATATGGTTTCTGCTCATCCAGAAGCAATCACGCACGTTTTGTCCCACAATGTTGTTACTTTTCGCCCAACGGACAATTAACCATACGCGATTACATTAACAGGGACGCCTTTCACCGGGTACAAAAGGCACATTGGCCGTGATGCACTGACCCCGCgaggaaataatggacctcCTTTCAGGGTTTTCCCCCGCGGAGCATGTttcgaaaccgaaacagaaaccatCGCTGCCCATCGGCAGAACGGCAATCCGCAGTGGGAGCCGTAACAAAGGCTGCGACTTGCTTGGTCAGCTCATCCGGAAGATGTCCGGGTGTAAAACAGATGCATTAGGCATTTACTTACCACTGGGTACAGTTGCTTCTATTGCAGGCGGCCGTTTCGCTggatattttgaatttaaaacacCTTTCACCCgtacaaacacacacttttgaatggccaaaaaaaaaacactgatTCGTGCTGCCAACTCGGCGCgaataaaagaataaaagGCGCGCGTGCCGCGCAAAGCAGCCACCAACAATCGGTATATTTTTCAGCACAGACTTGATGATATCTTATATTGATTGGCGTTTAATGGTTTAAGCCCGCTTTCAATACTGCCGCGCTATTTTTCTGGCAGTTCTTTACTGTTGTATTCCTTTACAAGCGGTGGCCACCATCCAAATGCGATCTGACCACCCTTCCGATAGTTCTTCGATCGGCAACAGCTGATTGCACTCTACGGCACGGCATATCCGATtgttggcggcttgtgggtgAAATTTACGTACTTAAGTACGGGCGTAGAACACAGTGTTTGCTAACATATTCGTTTTTCGATGTTAGCTTAAAAAAGCACTTTGGCTTGTGCTCTTTTGCCCGTTTGCTTCTCTAGACCTTCCGTAAAAAGCACTCAACAAAAGGCAATGCGAAGGGTATTCGCCGGTCGAAGCCACCTCCGAAACAGCCCTTGTTGTGATTTTGCGACAACGTAGCCGCATTTGACTTCCACACATCCCACATCCACGCTGGCTATGGAACACTGACCATGCCCATAATTGAATTAGCGGCCCTGATTAATTGACGGTCCCACGATGCAGCAGCAAACCCGAAACACCGGCTATAAATGCACCCTCATCTGCGCGggactcctcctcctgctgtcCACCGGCGGTGTCAGCGGCCAGAAGCAGTATTCGAAGGCAAGAAAGTTGGAACTGAGGTGGGTCTTGTCTCGAGCTTCACTCGGACATACTAATCCTAACGAGCGCTGCAATTTGCAGGGAGGATGTGCGCCGCATGTTCCAGCACGCCTACGATGGTTACTTGCGCCACGCCTCCAACTACGATGAGCTCCGTCCCCTGACCTGCGACGGCCACGACACTTGGGGCAGCTACTCCCTGACCCTGATCGACGCCCTGGACACGCTGGCCACAATGGGTAATTTCACGGAATTCCGGCGCGCGGCCCGACTGCTCGAGGAGAAGATGGATTTCGACCGGGACATCAACGTGTCCGTGTTCGAGACGAACATCCGCATCGTGGGCGGACTGCTGTCCGCGCATCTGCTCTCCAAGCGGGCTGGCGTAGAGCTAGAGCAAGGATGGCCCTGCAAGGGACCTCTGCTCCGACTGGCGGAGGATGTGGCCCGACGTTTGCTGCCAGCCTTTGTCACGAACACGGGGATGCCCTATGGCACGGTCAACCTGCGCTATGGCGTGCCCAAGGGGGAGACCTCCGTAACGTGTACTGCCGGCGTGGGGACATTCCTTATCGAATTTGGCACCCTGAGCCGGTTAACCGGGAACAGCATTTACGAGGAGGTTGCTATGCAGGCGGTGCATGCTCTATGGGCATATCGCTCGCCCATTGGGCTCTTTGGCAATCACATCGACGTGCAGAGCGGTCGTTGGACCGCCTTAGACTCTGGAATCGGAGCAGGCGTGGATTCGCTTTTTGAATACCTGGTAAAGGCATCTGTCCTGCTCAATAGGCCGGAACTATTGGAGCTATTTCACGAGGCTCGTGCGGCTATTGATAAGTACATGCGCAAGGAGGACTGGTACGTGTGGGTAGGCATGAACAAAGGCCACGTCACCCTTCCCGTCTTTCAGTCCCTGGAGGCGTTTTGGCCCGGCATCCTGAGCATAATTGGCGACACGGAGCCGGCCTTGCGCACCATCTCAAGGTACATTGGCGTCTGGAAGAAGTACGGCTTCCTGCCAGAGTTTTATAACATCGCTGCTGGAGAGGCATCGCCGAATCGGGAGGTGTACCCCCTGCGACCGGAGCTGATCGAGTCAGCTATGTATCTCTACCGAGCCACAGGCAATGAGTATCTCCTGGAGTTTGGTGAGCACATGCTAGAGACCTTGGAGTTCAGTGCTAAAACCAAATGCGGATATGCAACGGTAAGAAGTTTTGTGAACAAGCTATCCAAGGATTTTAAACTGTAATTCTTGTTGCTTCATTTTCCAGATTCGCAATGTTGTCACCCATGAAAAGGAGAATCGCATGGAGTCATTCTTCCTGGCGGAAACAAGCAAGTATCTTTATCTGCTGTTTGACGAGGAAAACTTCCTGCACAACGATGGGTCTGGGGGCGAGCTGCTGTCCACCGAGGATGATGTGTGCGTGGTTCAGGCTGGGGCTTACATATTCAACACCGAGGCTCATCCCATGGACATGTCAGCCCTCCactgttgccacgcccacaacgAGGACATTTACACCTCCCTGGATCTACAGCGCTTTAGTCCACGGGCAATATTGGAGAGGAGCAAAAAGCGTCAGGTAGCTGCTCAGGAACAGTGGGTGCCCCAGTGTCACGCAGAGAACCACGACTTTTATaacaaggagcaggagaatGAGCAGGCGCAGGAATCTGGAAAAGAGCAGGGACGCGACCAATCCGGCACAAGCACTACTATGGCCGTAGATATCGAGGTGTTCGACGAGTTTCAACAGCCCGCCGGCGATCTGCTGGTGAGCAACTTCGAGCAGATACGCGAGGAGCGGGAGCTAAACGAGAGTCTGCACAGAAACGTGGTGGCACGAAACCAGTTGACCGTCAGCGATCTGGATGAATTCTTTGCGCAGCGACGGGAGAATTTTGCAAGCTCCTCCGAAGCGCTTAACTATGTAAGGACCTTCATGGCCAACTATACCATGGATGTGGCCTTTATACGGGGCCTGCAAATGTACGATACTAATATGAGTAGTGTACTGGGCATAGGTGCCCAGAAAGAGTATGAGTCTCGAATGAGGTCCCTTTGGCAGCTGTACGAACTGGAGCAGCAATATGCGGCCAACATCCGACTGATTCAAGGATTGGGCTTGCTAACATTCCAGGCGGACAGTGCCCGGATACCCAGTCATTTGACTGAGGTGCTGGACAGCCTGGATAAGTCGGCTCACTTGGAGCATATGAATCCGCAAGATCTTGAAACTAATGTGTCCAATGCCTCCTCGCCCCAGTTGGCTAATATACGAGAGGTTATTCTGAAAGCACGTAATGCTTATGCCATAGCCATGGTCAATACTACGGCCATGCAGGAATTCGCTATCCGAATCTACCTCAGTGGCACTTCGGAGGCCGGCGTACGCATTCACCCACTGTTGGAAGCCGCCGAACTAAGTCAGGAAGCACGGAAAAGGCCACTTAAGTTGGCGGAGGAGCGAGCCCTCTTCAGCTACGCCCGTCGAATAGTGGACTTTCGGAAACGAATGGCGGAGACAGTGGACCGATTGCAGACGCTCATGCAGGACATTCCGCCACCCAAGAAGACAGAAGCCACTGCGGACTCTCAGACCCCCAAAGCAGATGCGTCCACAGTTTACGCTCAAACCCAAGCCCAGATAGCGGCGAaggcacagcagcaggagccgaGCCAGGAAGCGAAGCAGTCGACACAAATTCAAAAAGGAAAGCTTGCCGAAAACGGCTCTGGATTGGTACAAGAGGAGTCGGGCTCCGTGTGGTCGCAGTTTGTGCAGACCATCCTGCGGAAGACCACCGTGCAGCGGGTCAAGTTTGACGAGGCCGTGCTGCTGGAAAAGACGCGCAAGGCACTGGAGAAGCACGCCCACAAGGAGTTGCCCCACCATCTGTTCGCCTGCCACCGGCCGGAGTACATTGAGGGATTCGCTTATCGGGACTTTTATCCGGAAGCACTGTAGCTTTGCAAGCACCTCACTAAAGCTAAACACGACTGATCTGTAGATATGTATTTAGTTACTTAGGGGTATTCGCTCTGGTGACTGGGCAAccgtatatgtatgtagataagTCTTACgcggattttattttattttcaattgcaCTACTTCCGATGATTTCTAGGTCACAATCATTGGCCATTGAAAAATGGGTCTTGCAACAAATTTACCTCAATTCACTTGGAGAACCATCATCTCATACGGTTCTCTAGAATGTTACCGATCATGATATTTGTAGTGCTGGACATAActcttagtttttttttttacgatttaCAACTGGacttgcatttttgtttgaattgtagtctaaatacaaataccataccataccagCATACCATTCTCTGTGAGTTAAACTTCTTGAACAATCATGTTATTCCAAATCTTAGCAGCGATGTGTAATAGCTTAGTTAGCATAGGACTACCTAAGAGTACCCACCTCAGAAATTAAAGTTTACGATCAAGTGCGAATACCCCTCTAGCGTGCCAAAGCTCAAGTGGTTCTACTTGTGCCcggcaattaatttatttagcatATAAACCGACAACTTTTTGAGGTTTTCTCAATACATTACCAAGGCttaaagaaatttatataCTATAATAATCGTATTTATGGTTCGactgtttgtgtgcgtgtaaaCTATTTGCGATGACTGTTGACTGTTGTTGGCtgtattgtaattaaattgatttatttccgTATTTATGCATTCAATTAGATTCGATTAGGCTGAAATTGACGACATCGAGAGAGTTGCACAACCCGAAACGAACGTTGAGAATTGCGGCGGCCAAGTGCCGGATGTGGTGGCcaactcctcctccacctctaGATAATTTTGTGGCTGCGATTGTTTGGACACGCAAAGGCAATCGCTCGAATGGGTTTATTTTGGGATATTGGTGTTTACTTCAAGGATTCGGGTTTCGGGCTTGTACCAAATTACGCCAACGACATGAATGGAGCCAACCTTTGGGTGTTGGAAGCAGTGATGCGAAGGCATAGTAAGCCCATATCGTAGCGAGATAATTCCCAATCCCAAATAATTCTCAATCGCTGAACTTTGGTGTGTGGAGAAACTAGCGACTTTCATCTTCGGTACTCTTGGTTATTGGATATACTTCAACCCAGTGGAATCTTGAATAGTACCCGTGCACCGTCTCATCACTGGCTGACTTCCTTTCACTTTCTCCTGACCCAATCGCACACATCGTGGACAGCCCACAGCAACTGCAGGGGAAATCCGCCCGACAGGCGCCTCTGACGTTGGCAAAACTGTGATTGTGGGTCACACCACTACACCATCGACACCCCCGGGAGTTGGAAGGTTGGAAGTTGGGAGCAGAAGCTCGGGCTCCTTGGGCTCCGTGGGTTGCGTCGTGGGGATGCGTGTACAGTATTGGTAACGTTGCCTGCCATGCAGCAACAATGGGAAAACTTTAATGAGTACAAGTTGCTGCCAAAACGAAAAGACAGCCAGGCAGTCAGCAGGCAGAAGGCGGCAGGCAAACGGATTGTCGGGCGGACGGACAGGTGTCCTTGCTGCAGCGTAGTCCGCAGCCAGTCAAACGAAGCGAGCACGCCACGCGTTGCGGACGGATTGCCTGGAATTCCGTAAACAGAGCTCTCCTTCGGGGAGCAGGAAAGTAAACGTGGGGGAGCATGAAACCGGGACTCGAAACCACCGACGAGGGCGAGGAGAATGGCGACGCACAGGATCATCGCGAGGGCGATCCCCGACCGCTGCCCTATGACTTCGAAAAGGAGCTGATCCAAAGATCCAACAGATCCATCCGGCTTTACGAAAACTTTGTTCCAGTGGGTCAAGGTATGGTTAAGTTGGTATATCATATTTCAAGtgaatctttatttttaaattttgtttcacTACCGCTTGGTCTTCGAGCTCTGGCAATGCCCCAAATGATGAGATCTTTTCCTGACTTCCAGTTTATCCGCTGACCCGGAAGTTTTACGCCCAGTACGAGCAACGCCAGCCGGCGGATACCTTAAGGTACCTACGACACACATGGCCCGAGAAGCATGTGGAGCGTCAAAGGCAGCTCGCAAAGGCGGTTCCCCTCCTGGAATCGCAGGTGTACGGATGGTTGCCGCTCAAAACTGGAGAGCGGGCCGCTGATCTGAACTTCCTGCATGCAAAGAAACTGCGCTGCGGCATGACTGTTCACGGGGAGCGCTTGATCGCGGAGAGGATTACGGCGCGACCTCCTTTTAACGGACTCAGATTCCTGCTTCACTAATCTTGCGCCTAAAAAATGTCCTACGCTGACCGACATTATAAATttccaaacttttttttaatatgagTGCAGTTTAGTGTTTATATTTGCTTACAACAATTCAATTATGATTAAAATGCACATTTCAACCACTTTAGATCGTTATTGAAAAAACGCATTTTGTCTAATTCGAATTTAGTGAAAAGGATGGCAACTCTGCCTCgatgattttgttttgaggGCTGCGACGTcgattattttttgtttatttatattgttttcatttactGTTGCTTCAACCAGGCGAATGAACCTGGAGCAGACTCCTTCTCCGGTAATGAGCACAGCAGCCGCCTGAGATTTTCGCAGTAGCCACGCAACatggtgggtgtgggtgtgtgtgtgtgtgaagttGGAGTTCCGGCGGCTTCGGCGGAATCCGTAGAATCCGTAGAATTCGGCCGGAATCGGCATCGCAAGTCAAAGGTCGCGTTTCACGGACTCAGCGCCAGCCGGCACCTAATCACTAATGTTCTTTACGTCACgtaatattaattattgatCTGATTTGATCGACTTTGCAGGCTCACTCGAATAAGGCTCGCAAAGCAGCCAAGGAAGCAAACGCCAAGAAGTCTGCGGGATCAGGAACTGAGAGCAAACCGGAGCACGCAAAGGTACAAGGCCCAGACGATCTTGGGGCAGGAATCCTCACTGGCGACCAGTTCCTAGAGAGCTTGCTCCAGACTCTCTACAGGTCATGTATGTCCCGCAGTTAAAGTACCATCTGTAAAAGCGCTTAATTGCTAATTGCCAAAATCAGTTATATGTAACTGCTTTGTACGGTTGTAAACCTGTTTGTGTATCACACCGCTAATTTTGAGAGTACCTCAGACTGTTATGATTTAAGTTAATGCTTTCAAATTGTCTTTCTCATAATGTTTCCATCTTGTAGGGCTTCAATTGCGCCGCCTGGCAGAATTTGTGATGTCCGAGCTAGGTGGAAATGATTTCCTGGAGGCCATTGCGGCCTGGTGCACCCGGAATCCCCATGTTGCCATCTGCCTGCTAGCTGGTGGTCTTGTATTCATGCTGCCCTTCCTCATAATATTTGGCTTTGGAATAGCCACCATGGTTATGACATTTACTGGTTTGCTAGTACTAGAAGGTGCGTTTGGTAGTATTAGCTTGAGATCACGCTCTAATAGCCTTTTTTCAGGCACACTCTTAACCATCGTGTCCATGGTGTTCTTCGCCTGCCTGGGAGGACTAGCTATAATGGTTCCCCTCTTCGGTGtcgcagctgttgctgcttatTTTGGCTTTACCCAGGTGTATGGGCTTTGTGATGGAATGGAGCTCAACAAGAACGCATGGGTCAAATTCTTTAGGGATCAACGGAAGGCCGTCGATCCTCCGCCATCCTCTCTGACCATAACCAATGAACCTACTTCTACGACTACATAAGCCAATATTACTTGCCCAACTAATATAGGTATTAACAGATTAAAGACCAGTGTTTgaatacttttgaaaattcaaaaagtGCGCCATGTTCTATTTTTAAACGAGTTGGCAGCCACCGGCGGTAGAGAAGTTATCGGTTATCTGTTCTTCGCTCATATACACAGTTTTCGTAGTCGGGGGATTTTGtcgtatttaaatatttaagtgcgTTAAAAGTGCGTGATCCTGCCTTTGAGCAGCCAAATTTACTTCTGACGCGGTGAGTAATATTGAAGTAATACACATTTTTACAATTCGACGCTGAGAAACAATAGTTTTTGCATTTACCTGTGTTGTCATACACCCACATGTACAATCAGGTGCTTGTGTTGGTAAATGTTTATACAAGATAAACAGTGAGTTCGAGATAATAAGGATGAGGCTGGACAAAAAATACATTCGCattgtcaaaaaaaaattcgcataaaaaatattctgTATTGGATTTCGTATGGATAAAATACCATACAAATATTTCGAGATTTCTGTGTTCTTAGAAGtaaaaaaatttgaaacatTCCTTTGGTCTATCGAACAGCGAATATCGAGTTATcggggcagcagcaggccatCGCTAGTTGGGTTTCGTCGCCATATACACAGTTTTTCTTGAGCAGACAATTCgttgttattttgtttctCATAgcgttttaaataaataaatcctgCTCTAAAGCAGACTTAAATTCCTTGGACGCGGTGAGTACTGAAAGTCGGCAGTGGATCTGTTTGGAAATACGAATTTTCTGTGTAATATGAAAGCTGGAAAGCCAGGGCAAACAAGTAGGCGCGGGG contains:
- the LOC122624725 gene encoding uncharacterized protein LOC122624725 translates to MKPGLETTDEGEENGDAQDHREGDPRPLPYDFEKELIQRSNRSIRLYENFVPVGQVYPLTRKFYAQYEQRQPADTLRYLRHTWPEKHVERQRQLAKAVPLLESQVYGWLPLKTGERAADLNFLHAKKLRCGMTVHGERLIAERITARPPFNGLRFLLH
- the LOC122624549 gene encoding uncharacterized protein LOC122624549 — its product is MAHSNKARKAAKEANAKKSAGSGTESKPEHAKVQGPDDLGAGILTGDQFLESLLQTLYRSWLQLRRLAEFVMSELGGNDFLEAIAAWCTRNPHVAICLLAGGLVFMLPFLIIFGFGIATMVMTFTGLLVLEGTLLTIVSMVFFACLGGLAIMVPLFGVAAVAAYFGFTQVYGLCDGMELNKNAWVKFFRDQRKAVDPPPSSLTITNEPTSTTT